The genomic interval TGTTAATGACTCCTTTTGCCTTGCCCGGTACTCTTTTAGGAATAAGCTATTTACTTGCATTCAATCACGCGCCTATTATCTTAGTGGGAACTGCGGCAATTATCGTTATAAATTACGTGATTAGAGAATTACCCGTCGGAATTGAGGGCGGTATTGCTTCACTCAGGCAAATTGACGCGTCAATAGAAGAAGCAGCTACGGACTTGGGAGCAGATCAGGCTACAGTTTTCAGGACTATAGTATTGCCCTTAGTTCGTCCGGCTTTCTTGTCGAGTTTGTCATATACATTTGTGCGTTCAATGACGGCTGTAAGTGCAGTAATATTCTTGATTTCTGCGCGCTGGTATCATATAACGGTCTTGATTTATAATTTCTCGGAAAATTTGAGATTCGGACTCGCGAGCGTTTTATCGACTGTGTTAATAATAATCGTATTCGGAGCGTTCGGGCTCATGAGATTATTAGTGCGTGAGAATTCTAATTTAATGAAAAATGTAAATTAATGCGAACATGAAAGGAGAGAAAATAAAATTGGCAAATAATAATTCCAAGTCAGTAACGCTTGAGAACATCAAAAAAATATTCTGGGATCCTCAGACAAAGCAAAACGTCGCAGCAGTCGGGGGAGTATCCTTCAAACTTGAGCCGGGGGAACTCGTAACGTTATTAGGGCCCTCAGGGTGCGGCAAGTCTACAATTTTGCGAATGTTATCAGGTTTTGAGCAGCCAACTTCAGGCAAAATAATGATCGGAGACGTTGACGTTACTAACATGCCCCCGAATAAACGGGACA from Synergistaceae bacterium carries:
- a CDS encoding iron ABC transporter permease, with the translated sequence LMTPFALPGTLLGISYLLAFNHAPIILVGTAAIIVINYVIRELPVGIEGGIASLRQIDASIEEAATDLGADQATVFRTIVLPLVRPAFLSSLSYTFVRSMTAVSAVIFLISARWYHITVLIYNFSENLRFGLASVLSTVLIIIVFGAFGLMRLLVRENSNLMKNVN